A genome region from Choloepus didactylus isolate mChoDid1 chromosome 14, mChoDid1.pri, whole genome shotgun sequence includes the following:
- the LOC119509303 gene encoding thioredoxin, whose translation MVRQIESKEDFKSALEDAGDKLVVVDFSATWCGPCKMIKPFFHSLSEKYSKVVFLEVDVDDCQDVAADCEVKCMPTFQFYKKGQKVGEFSGANKEKLEATINELS comes from the coding sequence ATGGTGCGGCAGATCGAAAGCAAGGAAGATTTTAAGTCAGCCTTGGAGGATGCTGGAGATAAACTTGTAGTAGTTGATTTCTCAGCCACATGGTGTGGGCCTTGCAAAATGATCAAGCCTTTTTTCCATTCCCTCTCTGAAAAGTATAGCAAGGTGGTGTTCCTTGAAGTAGATGTGGATGACTGTCAGGATGTTGCTGCAGATTGTGAAGTCAAATGCATGCCAACATTTCAGTTTTATAAAAAGGGACAAAAGGTGGGTGAATTTTCTGGCGCTAATAAGGAAAAGCTTGAAGCCACCATTAATGAATTAAGCTAA